The following proteins are encoded in a genomic region of Entelurus aequoreus isolate RoL-2023_Sb linkage group LG01, RoL_Eaeq_v1.1, whole genome shotgun sequence:
- the slc66a1 gene encoding lysosomal amino acid transporter 1 homolog gives MLAHRAFTRGPSVLAAGGNFTTLCPNGSAWVWEGLGECAQDGRDMASIYLGLLSILCFMMSSLPQYYSSCKTGNMDSALSIWFLLLWLGGDTCNLVGSFLADQLPLQTYTAVYYVLADLMMLAMYLYYKTRNKMEESRRVFHLVGVACVLGFTTGFTDLPGWGAARQEVMSSQYTGRTLLSNTNLAAVRSFTPKEIVGFSIGSVSSVLYLFSRLPQMYTNFQRKSTEGVSYFLFALVILGNTTYGLSVLLKNPDQGQGENSYVIHHLPWLVGSLGTLSLDLCISFQFFLYRKAAVRLHADHSDGEPETTPLIGS, from the exons ATGTTGGCGCACAGAGCTTTCACACGCGGACCTTCTGTGTTGGCCGCAGGTGGCAACTTCACCACGTTGTGCCCCAATGGCTCCGCGTGGGTGTGGGAAGGTCTCGGCGAGTGCGCTCAGGACGGCAGAGACATGGCCAGCATCTACCTGGGCCTGCTGTCCATCCTCTGCTTCATGATGTCCTCGCTACC GCAGTATTACAGCTCCTGCAAAACGGGCAACATGGACAGCGCCCTCTCTATCTGGTTCCTGCTGCTGTGGCTGGGGGGTGACACTTGCAACTTGGTGGGCTCCTTTTTGGCCGACCAGCTCCCGCTTCAg ACCTACACTGCGGTCTACTACGTGCTGGCAGACCTGATGATGCTGGCCATGTACTTGTACTACAAGACCAGGAACAAAATGGAGGAAA GCAGGAGAGTGTTCCACCTGGTGGGCGTGGCCTGCGTCCTGGGCTTCACGACAGGCTTCACCGACCTCCCAGGGTGGGGCGCCGCCCGACAGGAAGTGATGTCCTCCCAGTACACAGGGCGCACGTTGCTGTCCAACACTAATCTTGCTGCTGTCAGG TCCTTCACGCCCAAAGAGATCGTCGGTTTCTCTATTGGCTCCGTGTCGTCCGTGCTCTACTTGTTCTCCAGACTCCCTCAGATGTACACCAAT TTTCAGAGAAAGTCCACGGAGGGCGTGTCCTACTTCCTGTTTGCTCTGGTCATCCTGGGGAACACCACCTACGGTCTGAGTGTGCTGCTGAAGAACCCAGACCAGGGCCAAGGAGAGAACAGTTACGTCATCCATCACCTGCCTTGGCTGGTTGGCAGCCTGGGGACTTTGTCTTTGGACTTGTGT ATCTCCTTCCAGTTCTTCCTCTACCGTAAAGCTGCAGTGAGGCTGCATGCTGACCACTCTGATGGGGAGCCTGAGACCACGCCTCTAATAGGGAGCTAA